The region AAAATCCGTCTATCAACGATATTGTTTTGGGTTTGCTCGCTGAATTTTTGTGTAGCAATAGATTTTCAAGAAAACATAAGCCACAGATTAATCAATCGGTATAATCCGCGTTCTATTTTTGTCGGGTAAAGATAGGAGCTCCACCGATTGATCTTCGGCAAACTTGCCTGGCTTTAAATCACAAAAAAACAGTACACGGAATAGACTGACCATAAACGACATGCACCTTACATACTCATTTATTGACACTTAACCCTCAGTAGCTTTGCTTAGTCCGAGGTCAATTATTAAAGGAATTTTATACGAGATTTTAATTCTTTGATGGCATTTTTGGAGACGGGAACCTCGAAGTTCAGGTTTTGAAAATATAGTTTATATCCTTGAGAATTCCCCTCAACACGATCAATCTGATTAATATTAACCAAAAATGAGCGATGACACTTGAAAAAATAGTTATAATCAGATAAAAGTTCGCTGACTTTAATTAAAGTGGAGCGAATTAACTGGCTTTTTATGGCTGTTCCGTCGCGCCAAAAGACTTCAATGTAATTGTCGGCAGAGCGGATTAAAATAATTAGGCCAGGTTTAAGTGAAAGTTTATCTTTCTGATACTCACTATCGATATGTACCAATTTATCTTCAGCCTTTCTGTTCTGCTTCAGCTGTTTATTTAAATTATTTGCGGTACGCAAATGCAGGCGCAAAAGCCGGTTATAGTTAAAAATAATAAGTGCCGTGAGTGGAATAATGGCAATCAGAATCATCTTAACAATCATAGAAAAACTAAACTCAATAATTCCGAGGGTTTTGTACATTAAAAAATAACCAAAAGCAATCGTAAAAAGCAACCAAAGATCCCAGAGTATTTCTTTCCAGATTTTCCATTCACGATGTAAAAAAATTTGCGGCCAAAGACTTGGGAGTACCAGCAAATTGATGCTCAGGGATAAAAATGTAATAACTCCCAATCCAATAATAAGATAAATTTTTTCTTTACCTGCAAGGGTGCTTATTTCCAATGGTTGAAAAAGCAATAAAAAAACAAATATACTAATGCTGATAAAGAAAATTACCCGGGCATTTCTTTTCAGGTCATCGTTAAAAGGATAGGGTCTTTTGAGGAACTCAAGCATAAGTATATTTTCAGTGATTCATCCATTTTAAGGCAGGGCAAAGTTATTACATTATTGCGTATGCGTATCTTTTTTGTGAATTTTGTAGTGTAAAAACAAAACCTCAACATTTAGGCATATTTAATGCGATGCATCCTGAGTTTGCTCCAGGGCATTGCCTTCGATATTTTGCATAACACTCTTCAGCGGGCAGCTTTTATCGCAGGAGCCGCAGCCCCCGCCACCAGCATCGTGCATTTTTGTGCGCACAGTAAAAAACCGTACAAATGAACGAATAAATAATGCTAAACTTGCTGCAACTACTATATATGTCAATATATCCTGTATCATAATATTTGAATCATAAATTTTCCAACCTGAAATACTAAAAAGGACATAACCCATGCAAGTCCTGTTGTGTATACCACCAGGAATACAGGCCATTTCCAGCCGTTGGTCTCTTTTTTCACAGCGGCCACCACCCCTACGCACGGGAAATATATCAAAATAAAGATGAGGAATGAAAGTGCCCTGAGGTTATACATGGCCTTACTCTCCCCTGTTTTGCGGCTTTCCTCCCTTAGTTTGCTTATGAGCGACTGATTATTCTCATCATCTGTTTGATAAATTACACCCAATGTACTTACTACGATCTCTTTGGCTGCAATACCGGTTACAATACTGATGCCCATACGCCAATCGAGTCCGATTGGGGTAATTACAGGCTCAATGGCATGACCTATCTGGCGGAGATACGATTGTTCAAGATGTGCTTTTTCATAAGCCATATTGATTTCCTTAAGCTTCTCCTCCTTCAAAGGCTCTGTGATTTCTGAGCTTTGCTCAACTTTTGCAATTTCCTGCTTCCTTTTTTGAATCTGCTCCGTATCTTGCGGATAAAACTTAAGCGCCCAAATTATGATTACTGCTACCAGGATGGTGCCACCCACCTTTTTCAGGTATTCAGCTGCTTTATCCCACATGTGACGTAAAATAACACGTAAAGTCGGAACACGATATGGTGGCAACTCCATTACAAAGGGAGCGCTGGGTTGCTTAAACAATATCTTTTTAAAGATAAGCGCCGTAATTACAGCCAGCGTAATACCAAAAAGATAAATACCCATTAACATTAGCGTGGGATATTGCGGAAAGAAAGCGCCGATAATAAGAATATAAACCGGCAACCTTGCACTGCACGACATGAACGGATTAATAAGCATGGTGAGCAGGCGATCCTGCTTATTTTCAAGAATACGGGTAGCAAGAATAGCCGGCACATTGCAACCAAATCCCATCAACAATGGAATGAAAGACTTACCGTGCAGACCTATTTTGTGCATTACTTTATCCATTATAAATGCAGCCCGGGCCATGTAGCCGGTATCTTCCATCAGGCTGATGAAAAAGAACAGAATTAAGATATTGGGAAGGAAAACCAATACCGACCCTATTCCGCTTATAATACCATCTGTAAGTAAATGCCGGAATGAACCTTTTGGCAGAAATTCGATACTCATATTGTTAAGCCAGGCAAATAGCGAATCGATCCAATCCATCGGGTATTGTCCCACATTAAAGGTGACAAAAAACATGATGAACATGAAGGCGAAAAATACCGGGAACCCAAATAGCTTATGGGTTAAAAACGCATCGATAATTTCTGTCTTACGCCGACGCCTCACCGGACTTTCGGAATAAGTTTCGGTTAGTGCCCCGGCCACGAATCCGTATTTAGCATCGGTGAAAACGGCATCGGGTTTATCCTGATATATGCGTTCGATCCTTTCAGACTCGGTTTCTGCTGCTGAACGTATGTTTTCTGCATTTTGCGCAGTGGCAATTACATCCTGCACATGCCGGTCACGTTCCAATAATTTTATGGCAATATACCGTGCCGAACGTGTGGTTGTAAGGTGCTTATTGCCCTTTACCTGCGTCTTGACCCGGTCAATTGATTTCTCAATTTCCTGACCGTAATTAATGTGAATAAGCTTAAATGTTTCGTCGCGATTTTCATACACATCAATTACCTTTTGCATAAGCTCCTTAAGGCCTTTGCCCTTAGAACCTACTGTTGGCACGATGGGGATTCCCAACATAGCACCCAGATGCTCCATATCCAATTTGGCGCGTTTTTTCTCAAGCTCATCGTACATATTTAGCGCCATCACAACCGGTATATGCATGTCGATAAGCTGCGTGGTCAGGTACATGTTGCGCTCCAGGTTCGAAGCATCCACCACATTGACCACAATGTCGGGTGTATTATTGAAAATAAAGTTTCGCACAAAAAGCTCTTCGTGCGAATAGGCCGATAATGAATATGTGCCGGGCAAATCGTAGAAATTGAAATCGTAACCGTGCATACTTGCCGCAGCCTTTTTAACATCGACGGTTACACCTCCATAATTACCAACTTTCTCTTTGGCGCCCGCTAAAAAATTAAATACCGTGGTTTTACCGGCATTAGGATTTCCTACAAATGCCACGTTAATTGTGCGGCCTTTTATTTCGGCCGATTTATATAAAACCTCATCATCGGAAAAGCTTCCGGTAAATCCGTTGAGGTCCAATTTTCTGGCTTCCTCAAGTGTTATTATCTCTACCATATCGGCTTCTTTGCGCCGCAAAGAAACGTCGTAACCCATTATCTCGTATTCTACCGGATCCTTCAGGGGTGCATTCCGAATTACTTTAACTTCCTTACCCCTAACAAAACCCATTTCGGTTACTCTCCTACGGAAACCACTGTGCCCCCGCACTTTAACTATTACCGCTTTTTCGCCATTCTTCAGTTCAGATAACTGCATTTCCTTATGCTGATTTAGATTGGATAAAAATAGTAACTATCAATTAACATACCAATAGCATTAGAAGAAATTCTAAATTAAATTATCAACAGGATTTTTCTGGGTAGAAAACACGTGTGTAGATGAATGTAGGTTTAAAAAACAATAATTAAAGGGTACTTTTAACAGGACAGCCGAAATTGAGCAATCCACACTATGAAATCGTACAGTAGTGGGTATCGGTTATTTGCCACAATGCCTGCTATTACTTATAAAAAATGTAAGGTTTTAGTTTATTTCAACTAAACCATTCAATAATTTATCGCATTCGGCTCTATAGCTATCCAGCAAGTTTTGTGAAGTATATGTCATGAATTGAATTGTTCCATTCGTGTTCGAATAATAATACCCATAATAGGAAAACTTAATTCCCTGTGTAGTTCCATTCATTTGCAATAGCAGTACTTTTAAACCGTTTACAGTTCTATATTCTTCTTGTACAATCTTCAAATCTGGTGCTGCTGCTTTTCCATTTTCTAATGCAATTGTTTTCAATGTTTCAAGGGGAATTTCAACCTTTTCAGTTATCACCATCCCATATAAATCGCCATCTTTTAGTTGAAACTGATATTCTGCGTCCGGATTATCAATTGCTTTTTTAAATGACCATACTTTGGGATTTAAATAAATGCCAACATTAAACCTGTTGCTCTTTAATAAAAAGGTCGATTTCTTATCTTTTTCAAATTCTGTGGGGTTGGTTGGTATCTCTTTTTCCTCCTGGTAGTCTTCATCCTGATATTGCCATGTGCCATCTTCAAACAGGATTACTTCATCTCCTGTTTCTGTAACTGCCCTTTGCTGAGCTTGAGAAAAACCAGCAATCATCAAACAAAAAACTAAAAATGTTATTCTCTTCATTATTCATTTATTTAATTAAACACAACATGTGGCTAACTTTAATTATATCCAATAAAATTATTCTGCGACCACCTAGTATCTGGTGGCTAATTGCTCCTTTTCGGCGCAGATAACGATTTCAAAAAAAAGTTATATTGCCGGTCCAAATATAACAAAGGTCGCTGAAAACTCCTGTTTTTTCGTAAATAAATGACTGCGGTGGATTCAAAAATATTATAAGCAAATCATGCGTACACAGAAAGTAGCAGAGGAAATCTGAAACCCAATATGCCAAAAAAGTAAAAATCTTTTACTTTTGTAATTTATAAAGTATCCACGAAAATCAGACAAAGTGAAAATTTGTGTTTTCAGAGACCCGAAACCTAAAACCTGAAAGTTAGTATCTTTGTTGTATCGTAGTAATTAAAAGGCCACACAATTAGTTCTACTTTAACAGATTAAAAAAAACGAAGTTATTTTAAGTGAATAACAGTGATAATCCGTTAACATTTAGTATATTGCGCATGTTAAAAAAATGTAATTTTATTTGCAATGGGTAACGAGCGAATCACTTAAAAAAAGATTATAACAATGGTAAAACACTGCTTGCGGTTAACGACCGTCTTGAAGTGTATTTGTCTGAATATGAGTATTTTTTCAAAAATAAAACAAAGACAAACTTCGATAAAGCCTCTCAATATGTCGAAGGACTTGCATTAAGCGATTTGAAAAACATAGAACGCATAAGTGAAACATTGAATGCCAACTATCATCAGATGCAGCATTTCATAACAGAATCTAACTGGGATGCTCGGGCTGTCATCGATCAAACTGCAAAAAATGTAGACCAAGCATTGCCCAATCGGAAGTTAACAGGACTACTCATCGATGAAAGTGGTTGGGTTAAAAAGGGAAAGAAAAGCGTTGGTGTTGATCATCAGTATTGTGGGAATGTAGGAAAAACAGCAAACTCACAGGTAGCCGTTTTTGGCTGTCTTTGTAATGACAAATACGCCTCGTTGGTCGATACCAGGCTTTATTTACCAAAATCATGGATCGATGATCAGGGTAGATGTGAAGCTGCAGGTATACCCCGTGAAGATAGGATTTTCCGCACAAAACCAGAGTTGGCAACAGAAATAGTAAAGCATCAACTTGAAATGGGTATATCATTTGATTACGTTGGAGCGGATGGCCTATATGGAAATGACATTGTATTTACCCGTTCTGTGGCTGATTTGGGCTTAATTTATATGCTTGATATTCATAGTAATCAAAAGATATATTTAGAAGAGCCAGAACTTTATTTGCCCGAACGCAAGAGTAATCGGGGGCGCGCCCCAAAAAAGCTAAAAGCAAGTACATCAGCAGTTAATGCCGACACCTACATTAAAACCCTGTCCGCAAAGGATTGGAAGAAATTAAATATTCGCGATTCTGCAAAAGGCAAACTCAAGGGGCTCTTTCATTTCAAGACTGTTTACATTTGGGACAAAGCCTCCAATGCCGTTGAAAAACGTTTATTGGTTGTTTCGAAAAGAAAAACAAATGATTGCGTAGAGACTAAATATTCATTCACAAATGCCGAACTTGTCCAGTACACCGAACAAGCACTGGCATATATGCAGGCACAGCGTTTTTTTATAGAGCACAGTTTCAAAGAACAAAAGCAAATATTGGGGATGGACCATTTTCAGACTCGTAAATGGAAATCATGGTATCATCAAGTTGCATTAAATATGATTGTAGGCAGTTTTATGTTAAAGGAGAAAATTTTAAATCAGGACCAGATTCCATTGCTTTCTGCAAGGGACATCATGGATTTTTTGGTATATAAGTTTTACCGTGAAATGACAGATGAGCGTATGTTGGAAAAATTGGAACATCGACACAAAAAAAGGCAACGGGATATAGATTACTGTTATTCAAAACAATAAATGTGTTAAAGTAGAATTAGGATGAGTAAAAAAATAATCAATAATGAAGTTTGCTATAGTGTAAAAGGTTTTGAAAGATACCATATAAGTGAGTCAGGACGAATATACAGGACTGATACAGGTAGAAATCGATCCTGGCGTACAAAGGGTAAAGTATATATAACCGAGCTACATGTTCAATTCCGAATGCAAAATGGCAAGCTTAGACATGGATATGCCAGCCTTACTGACGATAATGGAAAACCACGTAGTGTTCCGGTAGCCACGTTAGTTGCAATTGCCTTTGGCGTATTACCCAAAGGAATAAATAAGAAAAAACAAGAAATTGATTACAAGGATGGCAATAAAAAGAATCTTCATTACACAAATTTAATAGTTAAAAAAAGGAAATTCACCAATACTAAACTTACCCATGACGATGTAAAGCAAATAAAAAAACAAATTAAACAGGGGCTTCCATTAAGAAGGATAGCTTTGGATTATGGTGTTTCTGAAATGCAAATCAACAGAATTAAGACAGGTGAAAATTGGGGTAGTGGAAAAAGGAAAATAAAAGCCCCGGAAGCACCTTTTGATATAGAAGATGGAAGGATTAGAAAATACATTGCAACTTTTGATAAAAAGAAGGCCCCCAGGGGTATTAAAAAAGAATTTACAGTTAAGCGAAATCCCGATGAACCAACTGATAATACAATAATCGGAATTCTTAATGGTTATAAACTCACGTTAAAGCACAAGAACATAACCCGCGCCAGACAAATTGTTGAAAAACTAAATAATTATTTCTTTGTCATAAAAACCAAAGAAAAATTAAACGGATTTTTTTAGTCTTTCTTTATAAAAACTACATTGTTCAGAAAGGCAAGTTTGTAAATAAAGTTCAGATTAACTTCACTGAGTTCGTGCTTCATCCCCGGTTGCTTAGGGTCATTGTCTTGCTATTGCATCTCTGTATAGTTATTAGCGGTTTCTATAATTCTATTTCTTTCACAGAACTGTTCAACAAATCAAAATAGCTCATTTGTACGTTATTGCCAGACATTGAAATCTGGGTAATGCTTAGGGTTTTTAAGCCACTATCTTCTTGCATGATCAGGCCAATTGAATTATCACTGGTATAATTGCCGGAATGAAAATCAATTATCTTTTCTTTGGTTATAGCGTTTTTGTGTTCCTTATAAAATTGTTCAAACCATTTTTTTCTGTTTTTTCGGTCATCTTTATTGTACAGGGTTACCGAAGACCAAATATAAGCGTTGAAGACATTTAATTGCCGGAAATGTTTATGTTTTCCATCCCAAATAAACTCAGTAAGGTCTTGCATTGTGCCGTTACTTTGTTTCAGACCAACAATGGTAAAAGGTTCTACATTGCATAAATCTGTTTGAGAAAAATATGCCTGAACTGAAAGTACTGAAAGTGTAAAATCCAGTAAAACAGTTCCCCTGCTTTTGGTGTGGTGCTCCTGTTTTTTATGTGCTATAATGCCACCATTGAGCAAGCAATTGATATTTCCCTTCTCGTTTACTGCAATCCAGGAGCCTCCCGCTTGTTCATCTCTGGGATAAACTAATTTGCAATTGCCATAGGTATATATTTCAGGTGGCGAAGTTGGCCGGAATGCCAATTCGTCGCGATTTGAAGTAAGCACAAAAGCATTTTCATCGGTTGGAGGTATGTATGTTACAGTGCACATTAGGCTTTTCCGTATCTGAATTTTAATTATTAAATCTCAAAAATACACGGTTATTTTGAACTTAGCACGAGGTAATCGGTAAAATTACGCACCCAATCATTTATTTTTTAATGTTGTTTATTAAGCCATTTGGACGGTTGCACGCTTTGGCTAAGCTTTCAATAAAATCGCGCTGCAGCGGAAAAAAGTATTTTCACCTTCAGGTAATATAAAGAATGATTTGTGAATTAAATATTGTACAATACAACATTAAACAGCGTTAGACAAAAAACTGAATTACGAGGGGGCTATCTCACACAAAAAGCTACGAATATATCTGAAGTTCGAAAGGAAATGTCAAAAACAATTGCTCTGAGTAGATTTTTTTATATTTTGGCACCATTCAAACAAATATGAAAGTGGTAGGGTATTAAATGACAAAGATTGTAGAAAAGTTCGCAGAATTGCCAAAGTTTTTAAGAAGGCCTTTGTGGCAATGGTGGCATAGAAAAATGAATGAGTATGACAGCGATAATACTGCCAAATTCATGAATTATGGATATGAAAGTCTGAACGGAGGTGCGCGCCCGGAACTTAAAGATGAAGACGAAGTTGACCGTTATTGCATTCAACTCTATGATCATGTTGTAAATAAAGCAGACCTAAAAGGTAAAATAGTTCTTGAAGTAGGTTCCGGAAGAGGAGGAGGAGCTTCTTATATCAGTCGCTACTACATACCCGAGA is a window of Salinivirga cyanobacteriivorans DNA encoding:
- a CDS encoding LytR/AlgR family response regulator transcription factor; this encodes MLEFLKRPYPFNDDLKRNARVIFFISISIFVFLLLFQPLEISTLAGKEKIYLIIGLGVITFLSLSINLLVLPSLWPQIFLHREWKIWKEILWDLWLLFTIAFGYFLMYKTLGIIEFSFSMIVKMILIAIIPLTALIIFNYNRLLRLHLRTANNLNKQLKQNRKAEDKLVHIDSEYQKDKLSLKPGLIILIRSADNYIEVFWRDGTAIKSQLIRSTLIKVSELLSDYNYFFKCHRSFLVNINQIDRVEGNSQGYKLYFQNLNFEVPVSKNAIKELKSRIKFL
- the feoB gene encoding ferrous iron transport protein B, whose amino-acid sequence is MQLSELKNGEKAVIVKVRGHSGFRRRVTEMGFVRGKEVKVIRNAPLKDPVEYEIMGYDVSLRRKEADMVEIITLEEARKLDLNGFTGSFSDDEVLYKSAEIKGRTINVAFVGNPNAGKTTVFNFLAGAKEKVGNYGGVTVDVKKAAASMHGYDFNFYDLPGTYSLSAYSHEELFVRNFIFNNTPDIVVNVVDASNLERNMYLTTQLIDMHIPVVMALNMYDELEKKRAKLDMEHLGAMLGIPIVPTVGSKGKGLKELMQKVIDVYENRDETFKLIHINYGQEIEKSIDRVKTQVKGNKHLTTTRSARYIAIKLLERDRHVQDVIATAQNAENIRSAAETESERIERIYQDKPDAVFTDAKYGFVAGALTETYSESPVRRRRKTEIIDAFLTHKLFGFPVFFAFMFIMFFVTFNVGQYPMDWIDSLFAWLNNMSIEFLPKGSFRHLLTDGIISGIGSVLVFLPNILILFFFISLMEDTGYMARAAFIMDKVMHKIGLHGKSFIPLLMGFGCNVPAILATRILENKQDRLLTMLINPFMSCSARLPVYILIIGAFFPQYPTLMLMGIYLFGITLAVITALIFKKILFKQPSAPFVMELPPYRVPTLRVILRHMWDKAAEYLKKVGGTILVAVIIIWALKFYPQDTEQIQKRKQEIAKVEQSSEITEPLKEEKLKEINMAYEKAHLEQSYLRQIGHAIEPVITPIGLDWRMGISIVTGIAAKEIVVSTLGVIYQTDDENNQSLISKLREESRKTGESKAMYNLRALSFLIFILIYFPCVGVVAAVKKETNGWKWPVFLVVYTTGLAWVMSFLVFQVGKFMIQIL
- a CDS encoding IS701 family transposase, whose amino-acid sequence is MYLSEYEYFFKNKTKTNFDKASQYVEGLALSDLKNIERISETLNANYHQMQHFITESNWDARAVIDQTAKNVDQALPNRKLTGLLIDESGWVKKGKKSVGVDHQYCGNVGKTANSQVAVFGCLCNDKYASLVDTRLYLPKSWIDDQGRCEAAGIPREDRIFRTKPELATEIVKHQLEMGISFDYVGADGLYGNDIVFTRSVADLGLIYMLDIHSNQKIYLEEPELYLPERKSNRGRAPKKLKASTSAVNADTYIKTLSAKDWKKLNIRDSAKGKLKGLFHFKTVYIWDKASNAVEKRLLVVSKRKTNDCVETKYSFTNAELVQYTEQALAYMQAQRFFIEHSFKEQKQILGMDHFQTRKWKSWYHQVALNMIVGSFMLKEKILNQDQIPLLSARDIMDFLVYKFYREMTDERMLEKLEHRHKKRQRDIDYCYSKQ
- a CDS encoding NRDE family protein; this translates as MCTVTYIPPTDENAFVLTSNRDELAFRPTSPPEIYTYGNCKLVYPRDEQAGGSWIAVNEKGNINCLLNGGIIAHKKQEHHTKSRGTVLLDFTLSVLSVQAYFSQTDLCNVEPFTIVGLKQSNGTMQDLTEFIWDGKHKHFRQLNVFNAYIWSSVTLYNKDDRKNRKKWFEQFYKEHKNAITKEKIIDFHSGNYTSDNSIGLIMQEDSGLKTLSITQISMSGNNVQMSYFDLLNSSVKEIEL